The following are encoded together in the Bos javanicus breed banteng chromosome X, ARS-OSU_banteng_1.0, whole genome shotgun sequence genome:
- the LOC133242496 gene encoding P antigen family member 4-like, whose product MSARVRSRSRGRGDGQESSDTAETMAARKLGGKKSQRKEPPAKNVDMEPGQEKEGGPSVVQEPELEGSRQELDVEKVEGELGDGPDGKGKIPPNVVPAKIPEGGDGQ is encoded by the exons ATGAGTGCACGAGTAAGATCAAGATCTAGAGGAAGGGGAGATGGTCAAGAGTCTTCTGATACTGCTGAAACTATGGCT GCCCGGAAGCTAGGTGGCAAAAAATCTCAACGCAAGGAACCACCAGCTAAGAATGTAGACATGGAACCTGgacaagagaaggaaggaggaccGTCTGTGGTTCAAG AACCTGAATTGGAAGGTTCCCGCCAGGAACTGGATGTGGAAAAGGTTGAGGGTGAGCTTGGAGATGGCCCTGATGGGAAAGGGAAGATTCCACCTAATGTAGTGCCTGCTAAAATTCCGGAAGGAG GTGATGGACagtga